One Echinicola strongylocentroti DNA window includes the following coding sequences:
- a CDS encoding RNA polymerase sigma factor, translated as MNQPINSISDSELLMQMKQGNDAAFQVLFDRYWKRLYAYAYSVYKDEGVCEDCVQEIFISLWQNNKETTILHLESYLFKAIKYKLSGHIKKLKFDFVHEEELKSLCNAESGRSELEYLELEKALTSQIHKLSGKCHEVFVLSRLKNKSNGEIAQELNISKRTVESHISNALKLLRANLRETSYFTLFIILRLW; from the coding sequence ATGAACCAACCCATTAACAGCATTTCTGATTCCGAACTCTTGATGCAGATGAAGCAAGGTAACGATGCTGCCTTCCAAGTCCTCTTTGACCGGTACTGGAAGCGGCTGTACGCCTATGCCTATAGTGTGTATAAGGATGAAGGAGTCTGTGAAGACTGTGTGCAGGAAATTTTTATCAGCCTCTGGCAAAACAATAAAGAGACGACCATCCTTCACTTGGAGAGCTACCTTTTTAAGGCCATCAAATACAAGCTCTCTGGGCACATCAAGAAACTAAAGTTTGATTTTGTGCACGAGGAAGAACTAAAATCGCTCTGCAATGCCGAAAGTGGAAGATCGGAACTGGAATACCTCGAACTCGAAAAGGCACTCACTTCCCAAATCCATAAGCTATCAGGAAAATGCCATGAGGTATTTGTCCTCAGCCGACTAAAAAACAAATCCAACGGTGAAATCGCCCAGGAGCTGAACATTTCCAAACGAACAGTAGAAAGCCACATCAGTAATGCCCTCAAACTATTGCGTGCAAACCTCCGTGAGACCAGCTATTTCACACTTTTCATTATCCTAAGATTATGGTAA